One region of Terricaulis silvestris genomic DNA includes:
- the serB gene encoding phosphoserine phosphatase SerB, whose product MTAHALVFVASPEDKPAYREALLMLGRVALNRKLPPPDVLSGWESAQWIYESVDGELRQEAAAAVAEMPIDWALVPVEGRRKKLLVADMDSTIINVECLDELADFAGIKAEIAAITERAMRGELEFEPALRERVGKLKGLALDALRKTYDERVRLNPGAATLVKTMAAHGARCVLVSGGFTFFTSRVAKDAGFHADRANVLLDDGAALTGAVQEPILGRAAKLEALSSEASAVGVGESDALAIGDGANDLDMIKAAGLGVAYRAKPLVAAEADAKISYMSLEAALFFQGYRRAEFAA is encoded by the coding sequence ATGACCGCCCACGCCCTCGTTTTCGTCGCCTCGCCGGAGGACAAGCCGGCCTACCGCGAAGCGCTGCTAATGCTGGGGCGCGTGGCGCTGAACCGCAAGCTGCCGCCGCCGGATGTGCTGTCCGGCTGGGAGAGCGCGCAGTGGATCTATGAAAGCGTCGATGGCGAGTTGCGCCAGGAGGCTGCCGCTGCGGTGGCGGAGATGCCGATCGATTGGGCGCTCGTGCCTGTCGAGGGACGGCGCAAGAAACTCCTCGTCGCCGACATGGATTCGACCATCATTAACGTCGAATGCCTGGATGAGCTGGCGGATTTCGCCGGCATCAAGGCGGAGATCGCGGCCATCACCGAACGCGCCATGCGTGGCGAGCTGGAGTTCGAACCGGCGCTGCGCGAGCGCGTGGGGAAGCTGAAGGGCTTGGCATTGGATGCGCTGCGGAAGACGTATGACGAGCGTGTGCGGTTGAACCCGGGCGCGGCGACGTTGGTGAAGACGATGGCCGCGCACGGTGCACGCTGCGTGCTGGTGTCGGGTGGGTTCACGTTCTTTACCTCGCGCGTGGCTAAGGACGCGGGCTTTCACGCCGATCGCGCCAACGTGCTGCTCGACGACGGCGCGGCGCTGACGGGTGCGGTGCAAGAGCCAATCCTGGGGCGTGCTGCGAAGCTCGAGGCGTTGAGCAGCGAAGCGAGCGCGGTTGGCGTTGGCGAAAGCGATGCGCTCGCGATCGGGGACGGCGCCAACGATCTCGACATGATCAAAGCGGCGGGCCTGGGCGTCGCCTATCGCGCCAAGCCGCTGGTTGCGGCGGAAGCGGACGCGAAGATCAGCTATATGAGTTTGGAGGCGGCGCTGTTCTTCCAGGGCTATCGGCGGGCGGAGTTTGCAGCATGA
- a CDS encoding HAD family hydrolase — MNLPRKPKAVVFDLDGTLIDSEALVKEAHFAACAQMGVAMSETQFLALVGMHREANDLQLKTYYGDDFPLEDFIGRTRAHIGDRVAPLKAGAVELMDALDELALPFGLATSSRRPWVEKHFAAHGLTDRFRAVVTRQDCVEGKPHPEPYLNAARLLGAAPMDVLALEDSHAGVASAHAARCMTVMVPDLLAPSDLQRTQAFVVMSLHDVEALLR; from the coding sequence TTGAATCTACCGCGTAAGCCCAAAGCCGTCGTTTTCGATCTCGACGGCACGCTGATCGATTCCGAAGCGCTGGTAAAGGAAGCGCACTTCGCCGCCTGCGCTCAAATGGGCGTGGCGATGAGCGAAACGCAATTCCTGGCGCTGGTCGGCATGCACCGCGAGGCCAACGATCTGCAGCTGAAGACCTATTACGGCGATGATTTCCCGCTTGAGGATTTCATCGGCCGCACGCGCGCGCACATCGGCGACCGTGTCGCGCCGCTGAAGGCGGGCGCAGTGGAGTTGATGGATGCGCTGGATGAGCTTGCGCTGCCGTTCGGCTTGGCGACGTCGTCGCGGCGGCCGTGGGTGGAGAAACATTTCGCGGCGCATGGGCTGACGGATCGCTTTCGCGCTGTTGTGACGCGGCAGGATTGCGTGGAAGGCAAACCGCATCCGGAGCCGTATCTGAATGCAGCACGTCTGCTGGGCGCCGCTCCGATGGATGTGCTGGCGCTTGAAGATTCTCACGCCGGCGTCGCGTCTGCGCATGCTGCTCGGTGCATGACGGTGATGGTGCCGGACTTGCTTGCGCCAAGTGACCTCCAGCGCACGCAAGCGTTCGTGGTGATGTCGTTGCATGATGTGGAAGCGTTGCTGCGCTAG
- a CDS encoding NADPH-dependent FMN reductase, translated as MADLKILGFAGSLRKASLNRALLRAAQERVPEGMRIEAFDLIDIPLFNADVEAQGDPPAVAAFKDAIRVADGVLMVTPEYNHGVPAVTKNAIDWASRKPQVLKSKPVGIIGASVTQTGTARGQSQLRQTFEFVDCIAMTQPEILVFRAHEKFDAAGNLTDAKTAEYLGKYLEALKAWVLRLK; from the coding sequence ATGGCCGACCTCAAAATTCTCGGATTCGCCGGCAGCTTACGCAAAGCGTCGCTGAACCGCGCTCTGCTTCGCGCGGCGCAAGAACGGGTGCCGGAAGGGATGAGGATCGAAGCGTTCGATCTGATCGACATCCCGCTCTTCAATGCCGACGTCGAGGCGCAAGGCGATCCGCCGGCGGTCGCCGCGTTCAAGGACGCCATCCGCGTTGCTGACGGCGTCCTGATGGTGACGCCGGAATACAATCATGGCGTTCCCGCCGTCACCAAGAACGCCATCGATTGGGCGTCGCGCAAGCCGCAGGTGCTCAAGAGCAAGCCTGTCGGCATCATCGGCGCGTCGGTCACGCAAACCGGCACAGCGCGCGGCCAAAGCCAGCTGCGTCAAACGTTCGAATTCGTCGATTGCATCGCGATGACGCAGCCGGAAATCCTGGTCTTCCGCGCTCACGAGAAATTCGACGCCGCCGGCAATCTCACCGACGCCAAGACGGCGGAATATCTGGGTAAATACCTCGAAGCGCTGAAGGCTTGGGTGCTGCGGCTGAAATGA
- the cysK gene encoding cysteine synthase A, producing MKYDSILETVGNTPIVKLSSIAPAHVSLYAKVEAFNPMGSVKDRLALAVIEDAERRGALKPGQTVIEATSGNTGIGLAMVCARKGYPLVIVMAENFSIERRRLMRFLGAKVVLTPAADKGSGMLAKAIELAETHGWFLTRQFENEANADVHSRTTAQEILRDFEGERLDYWVSSYGTGGTVKGVARVLKEKRPETKIVVTEPDNSQVLGTGLPDRFRPHPVQGTSPDFIPKLTADAKSAGYIDQVLPVNGGDALRRARELAVREGIFVGISAGAAVAAALKIAETAPRGSTILAMLPDTGERYLSTPLFDDVAVDMTAEEEAISKSSPSNRFDIRPAPAPAAATAPAAAVDAEAAAFVDKLIREEPALLFALEWCEFCWATRKLFKAHAVPYRSIDLDSVAMQENDWGGRVRRAVGARVGGPTIPQVFIGGELIGGNAEMFEAARNGELERLVRAAGVTFDAEAKVDYGSLLPKWLKQKSAA from the coding sequence ATGAAATACGACAGCATTCTCGAAACAGTCGGCAACACGCCGATCGTGAAACTCAGCAGCATCGCCCCTGCGCACGTCTCGCTTTACGCCAAGGTCGAGGCATTCAATCCGATGGGCTCGGTGAAGGATCGCCTTGCGCTCGCGGTGATCGAGGACGCCGAGCGGCGCGGCGCGCTAAAGCCGGGCCAGACCGTCATCGAAGCCACCAGCGGCAACACCGGCATCGGGCTGGCCATGGTGTGCGCGAGGAAAGGCTACCCGCTCGTCATCGTCATGGCGGAGAATTTCTCGATCGAGCGGCGGCGCCTGATGCGCTTTCTCGGCGCCAAGGTGGTGCTGACACCGGCGGCGGACAAAGGCAGCGGCATGTTGGCGAAGGCAATTGAGCTGGCTGAGACGCACGGTTGGTTCCTCACCCGTCAGTTCGAGAATGAAGCCAACGCGGATGTGCACTCGCGCACGACGGCGCAGGAAATCTTGCGCGATTTCGAAGGCGAGCGGCTAGACTATTGGGTGAGTTCTTACGGCACGGGCGGCACGGTGAAAGGTGTGGCGCGCGTGTTGAAGGAGAAGCGGCCGGAGACGAAGATCGTCGTCACCGAGCCGGACAATTCTCAGGTGCTAGGCACGGGGCTGCCGGACCGCTTTCGCCCGCACCCGGTGCAAGGCACGTCGCCCGACTTCATCCCGAAGCTGACGGCGGACGCCAAGAGCGCGGGATATATCGACCAAGTGCTGCCGGTGAATGGCGGCGATGCGTTGCGACGCGCGCGCGAACTGGCAGTGCGCGAAGGGATTTTCGTCGGCATTTCCGCGGGCGCGGCAGTCGCCGCCGCGCTGAAGATTGCCGAGACGGCGCCGAGAGGCTCCACCATCCTGGCGATGCTGCCGGATACCGGCGAGCGCTATCTCTCAACGCCGCTGTTTGATGACGTGGCTGTCGACATGACGGCAGAAGAGGAAGCGATCTCGAAATCGTCTCCGTCGAACCGGTTCGACATCCGCCCCGCGCCCGCGCCTGCTGCGGCAACGGCGCCCGCCGCGGCTGTGGACGCGGAAGCGGCGGCGTTCGTCGATAAGCTGATCCGCGAAGAACCGGCGCTGCTGTTTGCGCTGGAATGGTGCGAGTTCTGCTGGGCGACGCGGAAGCTCTTCAAGGCGCACGCCGTCCCCTATCGCTCGATCGATCTGGATTCGGTGGCGATGCAGGAGAACGATTGGGGCGGGCGCGTGCGGCGTGCGGTCGGCGCGCGCGTCGGCGGGCCGACGATTCCGCAAGTGTTCATCGGCGGCGAACTGATCGGCGGCAATGCCGAGATGTTCGAGGCGGCGCGGAACGGAGAGCTGGAGCGGCTCGTGCGCGCGGCAGGCGTGACATTCGATGCGGAGGCGAAGGTCGATTACGGTTCGCTGCTGCCGAAGTGGCTGAAGCAGAAAAGCGCGGCCTAA
- the hflK gene encoding FtsH protease activity modulator HflK, translating to MPWNDQSGGNQGGGGQGPWGGGPRRPWGQPPRQPQQPQGGGPDLEDMLRQWRERFGMGSGSGGGKTGGGRSPISWPIIVGVIAVGWLLTGVYAVDEGERAVVSRLGVYNRTVGPGVHVRMPNPLEASQVINVTGQRVEGIGFTARGETISDNPEESLMITGDRNIVEIHFRIYYNIKDVSDFVYNVRDPISRDDEPGAVRQIAESAMREVIGGRNLEPIITTDRGAVELAVEQLMQQVLDEYETGVQVLQVELLRAAAPSAVIEAFNDVVNARQDAETAINNANRETATIVNQAQGYKEQTVREATGEAQRFNAVYAEYRAAPQVTRDRLYLETMERVYQRGNLIILDQRGGAVPYLPLDGMIRRNATTGDAQ from the coding sequence ATGCCTTGGAATGATCAGTCAGGCGGCAACCAGGGTGGTGGCGGCCAAGGCCCGTGGGGCGGTGGTCCGCGCCGTCCGTGGGGCCAACCGCCACGTCAGCCGCAACAGCCGCAAGGCGGCGGCCCTGACCTGGAAGACATGCTGCGCCAGTGGCGCGAACGCTTCGGCATGGGCAGCGGAAGCGGTGGCGGCAAAACCGGCGGAGGTCGCAGCCCGATTTCGTGGCCGATCATCGTTGGCGTTATCGCTGTCGGCTGGCTGCTGACCGGCGTCTACGCCGTTGACGAAGGCGAACGCGCGGTTGTCAGCCGTTTGGGCGTCTACAATCGCACTGTCGGCCCAGGCGTTCACGTCCGCATGCCGAACCCGCTCGAGGCGAGCCAAGTGATCAATGTCACCGGCCAGCGCGTCGAAGGCATCGGCTTCACCGCACGCGGCGAAACCATTTCGGACAATCCGGAAGAAAGCTTGATGATCACCGGCGATCGCAACATCGTCGAGATTCACTTCCGCATCTATTACAACATCAAAGACGTTAGCGACTTCGTTTATAACGTCCGCGATCCGATCAGCCGCGACGATGAACCCGGCGCGGTGCGCCAGATCGCCGAAAGCGCGATGCGCGAAGTGATCGGCGGCCGCAACCTCGAACCGATCATCACCACAGACCGCGGCGCCGTCGAACTCGCCGTCGAGCAGCTGATGCAGCAAGTGCTCGATGAGTACGAAACCGGCGTCCAGGTGCTTCAGGTCGAACTGCTGCGCGCCGCCGCGCCGTCAGCTGTGATTGAAGCGTTCAACGATGTCGTCAACGCGCGCCAAGACGCCGAGACCGCCATCAACAACGCCAACCGTGAAACCGCGACGATCGTCAACCAAGCACAGGGCTACAAAGAGCAAACCGTGCGCGAAGCCACCGGTGAAGCCCAGCGCTTCAACGCGGTTTACGCCGAATACCGCGCCGCGCCGCAAGTGACGCGCGACCGGCTCTATCTCGAAACCATGGAGCGCGTGTACCAGCGCGGCAATCTGATCATCCTCGATCAGCGTGGCGGCGCGGTGCCGTACCTACCGCTCGACGGCATGATCCGCCGCAACGCGACGACGGGAGACGCCCAATGA
- a CDS encoding Do family serine endopeptidase: MTIAAPALAQSRLLAEGFADLNDRLSPAVVNIATSQRVEGVDDLPRFPPGSPMERLNSDGAAQVTSLGSGFIISADGVVVTNNHVIEAADAIEVILQNGQRFEATVVGRDPATDIAVLRMNVRNPLPYVQMADSDTARVGDIVLAIGNPFGLGGSLSVGVVSARNRNIDAGRYDDFIQTDAAINRGNSGGPLFNTDGEVIGVNTAIVSPTGGSVGVGFATPTSIVRPVVDQILRYGEIRRGWLGVRLANLNSAAAERAGYRGDGGAVVTRVTPDGPAASAGLRPGDIVLKFNNRDVTDSRSLTRMVGEAQVGTSAPLEIVRDGRRMTLTATIERLEEAEGASRAASGEESNEPRRDGGPRGGRIFGVALSELDPSLREEFQIEPDVEGLVVLSIDIDSANENVLRPGDVIEQIGFQKTDTMITARAIAGEAAVGEHAVVVRINREGQRTFRRLRARS; this comes from the coding sequence ATGACGATCGCCGCCCCAGCGTTGGCGCAATCGCGCCTGCTGGCGGAGGGCTTCGCGGACCTGAACGACCGGCTCTCGCCGGCCGTGGTCAACATCGCAACGAGCCAACGCGTCGAAGGCGTCGACGATCTGCCCCGTTTCCCGCCCGGTTCGCCGATGGAGCGGCTGAACTCCGATGGCGCCGCGCAAGTCACCTCGCTGGGCTCGGGCTTCATCATTTCGGCTGACGGCGTCGTCGTCACCAACAACCACGTCATCGAAGCCGCCGACGCCATCGAAGTCATCCTGCAAAACGGCCAGCGCTTCGAAGCCACCGTCGTCGGCCGCGATCCCGCGACGGATATCGCGGTGCTGCGCATGAACGTCCGCAATCCGCTGCCCTACGTGCAAATGGCTGATAGCGACACCGCGCGCGTAGGGGACATCGTGCTCGCCATCGGCAACCCATTCGGCCTCGGCGGCTCGCTCAGCGTGGGCGTCGTCAGCGCCCGCAATCGCAACATCGACGCCGGCCGGTACGACGATTTCATCCAGACCGACGCCGCCATCAATCGCGGTAACTCGGGTGGGCCGCTCTTCAACACCGATGGTGAAGTCATCGGCGTCAACACCGCGATCGTCTCGCCGACTGGCGGCAGCGTCGGTGTTGGCTTTGCGACGCCGACGTCGATTGTCCGCCCCGTCGTCGATCAGATCCTGCGCTACGGCGAGATCCGGCGCGGCTGGCTGGGCGTTCGCCTCGCTAATTTGAACTCAGCCGCGGCTGAACGCGCCGGCTATCGCGGCGATGGTGGGGCTGTCGTCACGCGCGTGACGCCCGATGGCCCGGCCGCAAGTGCTGGCCTGCGTCCGGGCGACATCGTGCTGAAGTTCAACAACCGCGACGTCACTGACAGCCGCTCGCTCACGCGCATGGTCGGCGAAGCGCAGGTGGGAACGTCAGCGCCACTCGAAATCGTGCGCGATGGCCGGCGCATGACGCTCACCGCCACCATCGAGCGCCTGGAAGAAGCCGAAGGGGCCTCTCGCGCCGCCAGTGGCGAGGAAAGCAACGAACCGCGCCGTGACGGCGGCCCGCGCGGCGGTCGCATCTTCGGCGTCGCGCTCTCCGAGCTTGATCCAAGCCTACGCGAAGAATTCCAAATCGAGCCGGATGTCGAAGGTCTGGTTGTGCTCTCGATCGATATCGACAGCGCCAACGAAAACGTGCTCCGCCCCGGTGACGTCATCGAGCAGATCGGTTTCCAGAAAACCGACACCATGATCACTGCCCGCGCCATCGCGGGGGAGGCCGCGGTCGGCGAACACGCCGTGGTCGTCCGCATCAACCGCGAAGGCCAGCGCACGTTCCGGCGCTTACGGGCGCGGAGCTAG
- a CDS encoding Mrp/NBP35 family ATP-binding protein: protein MNNRLAALKERVEQRLDAIDDPVTGKGLFTSGRVLGFDVKDGGKVSFTIEAPADAPERYISVRDRAEAEARAVPGVTSVIAVLTAHEAKASHAGGVARVKHIIAVASAKGGVGKSTVAVNLACAFASLGMKTGLLDLDVYGPSAPTLLGTGARKPAMLEGKILEPLEAHGLKTMSIGYLVEASSAMIWRGAMATSAVRQMIDEVAWGDLDVLLLDLPPGTGDVQLTLLQRVPLAGAVIVSTPQEMALADVRRGLAMFEKTHAPILGIVENMAYFETPDGTRTHIFGEGGARRTAGQAGVPFLGEIPIDVALRESCDAGTPLTAAKPKHPVSRRFREIAEAAFGNVARLNKPAPAIRVI, encoded by the coding sequence ATGAACAACCGGTTGGCGGCCCTCAAAGAACGTGTCGAACAGCGTCTCGATGCGATCGATGACCCTGTAACTGGCAAGGGTTTGTTCACGTCTGGCCGCGTTTTGGGCTTCGACGTGAAGGATGGCGGCAAGGTCTCGTTCACCATTGAAGCGCCGGCGGATGCACCGGAACGCTACATTTCCGTGCGCGATCGCGCCGAAGCGGAGGCGCGCGCGGTGCCGGGCGTGACCAGTGTGATTGCGGTACTCACGGCGCATGAAGCGAAGGCTTCGCATGCTGGCGGCGTTGCGCGCGTTAAGCACATTATCGCTGTGGCGAGCGCCAAGGGTGGCGTGGGAAAATCAACTGTCGCGGTCAATCTCGCGTGCGCGTTCGCGTCGTTGGGGATGAAGACGGGGCTGCTGGATCTCGATGTTTACGGCCCGTCGGCGCCGACTTTGTTGGGAACCGGCGCGCGCAAACCGGCGATGCTCGAGGGCAAAATTCTGGAGCCGCTGGAGGCACATGGGCTGAAGACCATGTCGATCGGCTATCTGGTCGAAGCGTCGTCAGCAATGATCTGGCGCGGCGCGATGGCGACCAGCGCGGTGCGGCAGATGATCGACGAAGTCGCCTGGGGCGATCTCGATGTGCTGCTGCTCGATCTGCCGCCAGGCACCGGAGACGTGCAGCTGACGCTGCTGCAGCGCGTGCCGCTGGCGGGCGCGGTGATTGTCTCGACGCCACAAGAGATGGCGCTGGCGGATGTGCGGCGCGGGCTGGCGATGTTCGAGAAAACGCACGCGCCGATCCTCGGCATCGTCGAGAACATGGCGTACTTCGAAACACCGGATGGAACGCGCACGCACATTTTCGGCGAAGGCGGCGCGCGGCGCACGGCTGGGCAAGCTGGCGTGCCGTTCCTGGGTGAAATCCCGATCGATGTGGCGCTGCGCGAAAGCTGCGACGCCGGCACGCCGCTGACGGCGGCAAAGCCGAAGCATCCGGTGAGCAGGCGCTTCCGCGAGATCGCGGAAGCAGCATTCGGCAACGTGGCGCGGCTGAACAAGCCAGCGCCGGCGATCCGCGTGATCTAG
- a CDS encoding cytochrome P450, whose amino-acid sequence MTNVTLPADLAEKLVTSSVYASGELFDTYRWLRANNPLGVAEVEGFDPFWVVTKHADILEISRNNALYPSAVRGTTLTSQSGEARARAITGTPHLVRSLVQMDEPDHMKYRLLTQAWFMPANVKKREDDIRALARQAVDHFAALPGECDFVKDVALHYPLRVVMNILGVPEADFGRMLRLTQELFGASDPDTERFKAALSDEQFAQLLIGVVQDFTDYFETITADRRANPRDDLATLLANAEIDGAPLPPFERTGYYTIIATAGHDTTSSTAAAAMWALATVPGLLDRVRADLSLVPALVEESIRWATPVKTFMRSASADTELRGRQIKENDWLMLCYASGNRDEEVFPNPDTFDIDRKPNRQLAFGNGAHLCLGQHLARLEMRILYEELIPKLKSVSLAGEPRLSESFFVSGLKSLPIAFELN is encoded by the coding sequence ATGACCAACGTCACATTGCCTGCCGACCTCGCGGAAAAGCTCGTCACGTCGTCGGTATACGCATCGGGCGAACTGTTTGATACCTATCGCTGGCTGCGCGCCAACAATCCGCTAGGCGTGGCCGAGGTCGAGGGCTTCGATCCGTTCTGGGTCGTCACCAAGCACGCTGACATTTTGGAGATTAGCCGCAACAACGCGCTTTACCCGAGCGCTGTGCGCGGGACGACGCTGACCAGCCAGTCCGGCGAAGCGCGCGCCCGCGCCATCACCGGCACGCCGCACTTGGTGCGCTCGCTGGTGCAGATGGATGAGCCGGATCACATGAAGTACCGGCTTCTGACGCAAGCGTGGTTCATGCCGGCCAACGTGAAGAAGCGCGAGGACGACATCCGCGCGCTGGCGCGGCAGGCCGTCGATCACTTCGCCGCGCTGCCCGGCGAATGCGACTTCGTGAAGGATGTCGCGCTGCACTATCCGCTGCGCGTGGTGATGAACATCCTGGGCGTGCCGGAGGCGGATTTTGGCCGCATGCTGCGGCTGACGCAGGAATTGTTCGGCGCCTCCGATCCGGACACCGAGCGCTTCAAAGCGGCGCTGAGCGATGAGCAATTCGCGCAGCTGCTGATCGGCGTGGTGCAGGACTTCACTGATTATTTCGAGACCATCACCGCCGATCGCCGCGCCAATCCGCGAGACGATCTAGCAACGCTGCTCGCCAATGCCGAGATCGACGGCGCGCCGCTGCCGCCATTCGAACGCACCGGCTACTACACCATCATCGCCACCGCCGGCCACGACACCACGTCCTCCACCGCCGCCGCCGCGATGTGGGCGCTCGCCACCGTGCCGGGCTTGCTCGACCGGGTCCGCGCCGATCTTTCCCTGGTGCCGGCGCTGGTCGAAGAAAGCATCCGCTGGGCGACGCCGGTGAAAACCTTCATGCGCTCCGCCAGCGCTGATACTGAATTGCGCGGTCGCCAAATCAAAGAGAACGATTGGCTGATGCTCTGCTACGCATCCGGCAATCGCGACGAGGAGGTCTTCCCAAATCCCGATACGTTCGACATCGACCGCAAACCGAACCGCCAGCTCGCCTTCGGCAACGGCGCACACCTGTGCTTGGGCCAACATTTGGCGCGGCTGGAGATGCGCATCCTCTACGAAGAACTGATCCCAAAACTAAAGAGCGTCAGCCTTGCCGGTGAGCCGCGCTTGAGCGAGAGCTTCTTCGTCAGCGGGCTGAAGAGCCTGCCCATAGCCTTTGAGTTGAATTGA
- a CDS encoding serine hydrolase domain-containing protein has protein sequence MRSLVLAAALALAACASTNAAPPLPSAAAIDAEAQRLMASQDVKGMAIAVIDNGVIVHVAAFGQRNVERNLPLQTDTIMYGASLTKTAFAYMVLQFVDEGRLDLDRSIAEYLPRPLPEYEDYADLASDERWRQLTPRIILNHATGFANFRWLEEDEKLRFHWAPGERYGYSGEGFYILQLVLEEGLGLDVRAEMQRRVFDRFGMTNTDMQWRPAFAANLADGYALDGSFEPHDERSRASAAGSMDTTIADQARMWAGIVSGEGLSAALRAELTRPQLAIRSAHQFPTLLDWTDPRNTEINLSAGVGLVTFSDASDPMFFKGGHNDWTGNQIVCQQTRRRCVVLLANSVRAELIYPELVRFVLGDTNMPWWWEYNPG, from the coding sequence ATGCGCTCTCTTGTCCTCGCCGCCGCCCTGGCGCTCGCCGCCTGCGCCTCAACGAACGCCGCACCGCCGCTACCCTCCGCCGCCGCGATTGACGCCGAGGCGCAGCGGTTGATGGCGAGCCAAGACGTGAAGGGCATGGCGATCGCCGTGATTGATAATGGCGTCATCGTGCACGTCGCCGCCTTCGGCCAGCGCAACGTCGAGCGCAACCTGCCGCTTCAGACCGACACCATCATGTATGGCGCCTCCCTCACCAAGACGGCGTTCGCCTACATGGTTTTGCAGTTCGTCGACGAAGGCCGGCTCGATCTTGATCGCTCGATTGCCGAATATCTGCCGCGTCCGTTGCCTGAGTACGAAGACTACGCCGATCTCGCCAGCGATGAGCGTTGGCGCCAGCTCACGCCGCGCATCATCCTCAACCACGCCACGGGCTTTGCGAACTTTCGATGGCTGGAGGAGGACGAGAAGCTGCGCTTCCATTGGGCGCCGGGCGAGCGTTACGGCTATTCGGGCGAGGGTTTCTACATCCTGCAACTCGTGCTGGAGGAGGGGCTGGGGCTCGATGTCCGCGCCGAGATGCAACGTCGCGTGTTCGATCGTTTCGGCATGACCAACACCGACATGCAATGGCGCCCGGCGTTTGCCGCCAATCTCGCCGATGGCTACGCGCTGGATGGAAGCTTCGAACCGCACGACGAACGCTCCCGCGCCAGCGCCGCGGGTTCCATGGACACGACGATTGCCGATCAGGCGCGGATGTGGGCGGGCATCGTCAGTGGCGAGGGATTGTCAGCGGCCCTGCGCGCTGAACTCACGCGGCCACAGCTTGCCATCCGCTCAGCGCATCAGTTTCCGACGCTGTTGGATTGGACCGACCCACGCAACACCGAAATTAATCTCTCCGCCGGTGTCGGCCTCGTCACGTTCAGCGACGCGAGCGACCCCATGTTCTTCAAAGGCGGCCACAACGATTGGACCGGCAATCAAATCGTCTGCCAGCAGACGCGCCGCCGTTGCGTCGTGCTGCTCGCCAACAGCGTTCGCGCGGAGCTGATCTATCCCGAGCTGGTGCGTTTCGTTCTCGGCGACACCAACATGCCGTGGTGGTGGGAGTACAATCCCGGCTAG
- the hflC gene encoding protease modulator HflC → MMPRNLPLVLGVAFVALVILLNSVFIVRQDRQAIVLRFGAYTASINEPGSSEPGLYFKIPFFDTVIMYDKRNIGLILEGQSIVPSDQERLIVDAVVRWRITDPRRFYQSALTEDGGEERLKVFTESAMRRVLGAATSDQIISGRRAALMQAIEDDLNRSAATELGVRVVDVRIRQADLPSENTERVYERMRSERQQVAGRIRAEGARDAQIILATARQENERLRGEGEGERARIFAQAYGRDAEFAAFYRSMRAYDTAIDANTPIVVPPDSDFFRYMQRRRGGN, encoded by the coding sequence ATGATGCCGCGCAATCTGCCGCTGGTGCTGGGCGTCGCGTTCGTCGCGCTCGTCATCCTTTTGAATTCGGTGTTCATCGTCCGCCAGGATCGCCAAGCGATCGTGCTGCGTTTCGGCGCCTACACCGCCTCGATCAACGAACCAGGCTCCAGCGAGCCCGGGCTCTATTTCAAAATCCCATTCTTCGACACCGTCATCATGTATGACAAGCGCAACATCGGCCTGATCCTCGAAGGCCAGTCGATCGTCCCGTCCGATCAGGAGCGCTTGATCGTCGACGCCGTGGTGCGCTGGCGCATCACCGATCCGCGCCGCTTCTACCAAAGCGCGCTGACCGAAGACGGCGGCGAAGAGCGTCTCAAGGTGTTCACCGAGTCCGCCATGCGCCGCGTGCTCGGCGCCGCGACGTCGGATCAGATCATCTCCGGCCGCCGCGCCGCTCTGATGCAAGCCATCGAAGACGATCTCAACCGGTCCGCCGCCACTGAACTCGGCGTGCGCGTGGTCGATGTTCGCATCCGTCAGGCCGACCTGCCTTCCGAGAACACGGAGCGCGTCTACGAACGCATGCGCTCGGAGCGTCAACAAGTCGCCGGCCGCATCCGCGCCGAAGGCGCACGCGACGCCCAGATCATTCTCGCCACCGCGCGGCAGGAAAACGAACGGCTCCGCGGTGAGGGCGAAGGCGAACGCGCCCGCATCTTCGCGCAAGCCTATGGCCGCGATGCAGAATTCGCCGCGTTCTACCGCTCCATGCGCGCCTACGACACCGCGATTGACGCCAACACGCCGATCGTGGTGCCGCCGGACAGCGACTTCTTCCGCTATATGCAGCGGCGGAGAGGCGGGAACTGA